From Deinococcus aquaticus, one genomic window encodes:
- a CDS encoding elongation factor G has protein sequence MPVRIVSLAAHSGAGKTTLSEALLLRSGAISRAGRVEDGTARSDHTDIEKAHGFSVTTGVLRLTHCGTDITLLDTPGYADFVREIRGGIRAADTAVILVSAVSGVEVGTERVWATADRFGMPRLIAVNQMDRERADYHAVLADLRASLSGPVAPAFLPLGEGADFRGVIDVLTGEVSPPQDLPPSDRAALGSAQAALTDAIVETDDDLMNRFLDGSPISTDELHAAFTRAVHAGTLYPVIPVSAHSGVGVDALLDLMVTGLRSARERGPVSGVDGQTRDPTPDAPFSARVWRVSLDPFVGKQAFIRVWSGTLRPGDTIRNTTQGGDLRAAHLYLPNGRDLTEVGELPAGSIGVLTKLPDLHAGDTLADPTDPILYDPLWLPDPAHTVAIHPAGRADEDRLGPALTRLTDEDPTLHYARDPQTGEGLLSGMGDLHLGIATERLAALGVNVTATTPRVPYRETIHAPAQAQGKHKKQSGGHGQYGDCHLRIEPGDGFSFRSAVVGGAIPGKYLPSIEKGVQDAMQRGPLAGYPLQDLHVTVLDGSYHDVDSSDLAFRAAGALALRGALEHARPGLLEPTRHLKVRAPARFTGDLLGDLQTRRARVQGIDTTGTVTTITALVPQAELHDYSAALRSLTGDRAAFSVTAGPYQPVPDHLTRKIIDARQEELTQA, from the coding sequence GTGCCCGTTCGGATCGTCAGTCTCGCCGCCCACAGCGGCGCCGGTAAAACCACGCTCTCAGAGGCCCTGTTGCTGCGCAGCGGGGCCATTTCACGTGCCGGACGCGTCGAGGACGGCACCGCCCGCAGCGACCACACCGACATCGAGAAAGCCCACGGGTTCAGCGTCACGACCGGCGTGCTGCGCCTCACCCACTGCGGCACGGACATCACGCTGCTCGACACGCCCGGTTACGCGGACTTCGTGCGCGAGATCCGGGGCGGCATCCGCGCCGCCGACACCGCCGTGATCCTCGTGAGTGCCGTCAGCGGCGTTGAGGTCGGCACCGAACGCGTCTGGGCGACCGCCGACCGCTTCGGCATGCCGCGCCTGATCGCCGTGAACCAGATGGACCGCGAGCGCGCCGACTACCACGCCGTCCTCGCCGACCTGCGCGCCAGCCTGAGCGGCCCGGTCGCCCCGGCGTTCCTGCCGCTCGGCGAGGGCGCCGACTTCCGGGGTGTAATCGACGTCCTGACCGGCGAGGTCAGCCCCCCCCAGGACCTGCCGCCCAGCGACCGCGCCGCCCTGGGGAGCGCGCAGGCCGCCCTGACCGACGCCATCGTCGAAACCGACGACGACCTCATGAACCGCTTCCTGGACGGCAGTCCCATCAGCACCGACGAACTGCACGCCGCCTTCACGCGCGCCGTGCACGCCGGCACCCTGTACCCCGTCATTCCGGTCAGTGCGCACAGCGGCGTGGGCGTGGACGCCCTGCTGGACCTGATGGTCACGGGCCTGCGCAGCGCCCGCGAACGCGGCCCGGTCAGTGGCGTGGACGGCCAGACCCGAGACCCCACCCCGGACGCCCCCTTCAGCGCCCGCGTGTGGCGCGTCAGCCTCGACCCCTTCGTGGGCAAACAGGCGTTCATCCGCGTCTGGAGCGGCACGCTGCGCCCCGGCGACACCATCCGCAACACCACCCAGGGCGGCGACCTGCGCGCCGCGCACCTGTACCTCCCCAACGGCCGCGACCTGACTGAGGTGGGCGAACTGCCCGCCGGGAGCATCGGCGTCCTGACCAAACTCCCGGACCTGCACGCCGGAGACACCCTCGCCGACCCCACCGACCCCATCCTGTACGACCCGCTGTGGCTGCCCGACCCCGCGCACACTGTCGCCATCCACCCCGCAGGCCGCGCCGACGAGGACCGCCTGGGCCCCGCCCTGACCCGCCTGACCGACGAGGACCCCACCCTGCACTACGCCCGCGACCCCCAGACCGGCGAGGGCCTGCTGTCCGGCATGGGCGACCTGCACCTGGGCATCGCCACCGAACGCCTCGCCGCGCTGGGCGTGAACGTCACCGCCACCACCCCCCGCGTCCCGTACCGCGAAACCATCCACGCGCCCGCCCAGGCGCAGGGCAAACATAAAAAACAGAGCGGCGGGCACGGCCAGTACGGCGACTGCCACCTCCGCATCGAACCCGGCGACGGCTTCAGCTTCCGCTCGGCCGTGGTGGGCGGCGCCATCCCCGGCAAGTACCTGCCCAGCATCGAAAAAGGCGTGCAGGACGCCATGCAACGCGGCCCGCTCGCCGGGTACCCCCTCCAGGACCTGCACGTCACCGTCCTCGACGGCAGTTACCACGACGTGGACAGCAGCGACCTCGCCTTCCGCGCCGCCGGAGCCCTCGCCCTGCGCGGCGCCCTGGAACACGCCCGCCCAGGCCTGCTCGAACCCACCCGCCACCTGAAAGTCCGCGCGCCCGCCCGCTTCACCGGCGACCTCCTCGGCGACCTCCAGACCCGCCGCGCCCGCGTGCAGGGCATCGACACCACCGGCACCGTCACCACCATCACCGCCCTCGTCCCACAGGCCGAACTGCACGACTACAGCGCCGCCCTGCGCTCCCTGACCGGCGACCGCGCCGCCTTCAGCGTGACCGCCGGCCCCTACCAGCCCGTCCCGGACCACCTGACCAGAAAGATCATCGACGCCCGGCAGGAAGAACTGACGCAGGCGTAG
- a CDS encoding CPBP family intramembrane glutamic endopeptidase, with protein MTVPDSVPATTHPPDVPAPRGVRAVDGNRAALALLIIQNVVSAVLLSLKVPLGASLLGAFVVVVLVGLTVFRGPMDALFRDVRWRTPPAWGVAVAAFVLAFLASRAFVLAFVTLFPETADSTPQFLSTGVDLWVLLLAAGVLVPVAEEVAFRGLMMRGHERAVGFGVAAVTSSLAFSLAHGAPVSVVGILPLAYVLARVTQHTGSVWNAVIIHVLNNTIALSLGAFLAGRLPTDPAQATEMLSNPALKFPLAIGAALFGTVVLVVLHLWLTPKPDPQAGSAPGPWLSGAYVAVLLFGLTALLLTFPPVAEWLGTVRAALQAR; from the coding sequence ATGACCGTTCCGGATTCCGTGCCTGCGACCACCCACCCGCCTGATGTACCCGCGCCGCGTGGGGTGCGGGCCGTGGATGGTAACCGGGCGGCGCTGGCGCTGCTGATCATTCAGAACGTAGTGTCGGCGGTGCTGCTGTCGCTGAAGGTGCCGCTGGGTGCGTCGTTGCTGGGGGCGTTCGTGGTGGTGGTGCTGGTGGGCCTGACCGTCTTCCGGGGGCCGATGGACGCGCTGTTCCGGGATGTGCGCTGGCGTACGCCGCCCGCGTGGGGGGTGGCGGTGGCGGCGTTCGTGCTGGCGTTCCTGGCGTCACGGGCGTTCGTGCTGGCGTTCGTGACGCTGTTCCCGGAGACGGCGGACAGCACCCCGCAGTTCCTGAGTACCGGCGTGGACCTGTGGGTGCTGCTGCTGGCGGCGGGCGTGCTGGTCCCGGTGGCCGAGGAGGTCGCGTTCCGGGGCCTGATGATGCGCGGGCACGAGCGCGCGGTGGGGTTCGGGGTGGCGGCGGTCACGTCGTCGCTGGCGTTCTCGCTGGCGCACGGCGCGCCGGTCAGTGTGGTCGGCATCCTGCCGCTGGCGTACGTGCTGGCGCGGGTGACGCAGCACACGGGCAGCGTGTGGAACGCCGTGATCATTCACGTGCTGAACAACACCATCGCGCTGAGCCTGGGTGCGTTCCTCGCCGGGCGACTCCCGACCGACCCGGCGCAGGCGACCGAGATGCTGTCGAACCCGGCCCTGAAGTTCCCGCTGGCGATCGGCGCGGCCCTGTTCGGGACGGTGGTGCTGGTCGTGCTGCACCTGTGGTTGACGCCGAAACCCGACCCGCAGGCCGGGTCCGCGCCGGGCCCGTGGCTCAGCGGGGCGTACGTGGCGGTGCTGCTGTTCGGCCTGACCGCGCTGCTGCTGACGTTCCCGCCCGTCGCCGAGTGGCTGGGTACGGTCCGCGCCGCCCTTCAGGCCCGCTGA
- a CDS encoding NADP-dependent oxidoreductase: MTTSREVQLAARPQGEPQHSDFNVVDIELAAPGQGQIQVRNLFLTVDPYMRGRMNDVKSYTPPFALGETMTGGAVGVVTHSEDARVPVGAHVLHDQGWRTHANIDAGRVKVLPELDGVPFSAYLGVLGMPGLTAYAGLLRTAEFKPGDVVFVSGAAGAVGSAVGQIARLKGAGRVIGSAGSAEKVAHLTDALGFDAAFNYKEGPVGEQLKKAAPDGIDVYFDNVGGEHLEAAISAMHSMGRIAICGMISQYNSTEPTVGPRNMVQIIGKQLTVRGFLVTPHYDLFDTFAQEVGGWISSGQMKFDETIIEGIDNTPAAFMGLLKGQNTGKMIVKL, translated from the coding sequence ATGACGACTTCACGAGAAGTGCAACTCGCGGCCCGCCCCCAGGGTGAACCCCAGCACAGCGATTTCAACGTTGTGGATATCGAACTGGCCGCCCCTGGCCAGGGTCAGATTCAGGTGCGCAACCTGTTCCTGACCGTCGACCCGTACATGCGCGGCCGCATGAACGACGTCAAGAGCTACACCCCTCCGTTCGCGCTGGGTGAAACCATGACCGGCGGGGCCGTCGGCGTCGTCACGCACAGCGAGGACGCCCGCGTGCCCGTCGGCGCCCACGTCCTGCACGACCAGGGCTGGCGCACCCATGCCAACATCGACGCCGGGCGCGTGAAGGTCCTCCCGGAACTCGACGGCGTGCCCTTTAGCGCCTACCTGGGCGTCCTCGGCATGCCCGGCCTGACCGCCTACGCGGGCCTGCTGCGCACCGCTGAATTCAAACCCGGTGACGTTGTGTTCGTGTCCGGCGCGGCCGGAGCAGTCGGCAGCGCCGTCGGCCAGATCGCCCGCCTGAAAGGCGCGGGCCGCGTGATCGGCAGCGCCGGCAGCGCCGAGAAAGTTGCGCACCTGACCGACGCCCTCGGCTTCGACGCCGCCTTCAACTACAAGGAAGGCCCCGTCGGCGAGCAGCTGAAAAAGGCCGCGCCGGACGGCATCGACGTGTACTTCGACAACGTCGGCGGCGAGCACCTCGAGGCGGCCATCAGCGCCATGCACTCCATGGGCCGCATTGCCATCTGCGGCATGATCAGCCAGTACAACTCCACCGAACCCACCGTTGGTCCCCGCAACATGGTGCAGATCATCGGCAAGCAACTCACGGTGCGCGGCTTCCTGGTCACTCCCCACTACGACCTGTTCGACACTTTCGCGCAGGAAGTCGGCGGCTGGATCTCCAGCGGCCAGATGAAATTCGACGAGACCATCATTGAGGGCATCGACAACACCCCTGCCGCGTTCATGGGCCTGCTCAAGGGCCAGAACACCGGCAAGATGATCGTCAAGCTGTAA
- a CDS encoding isocitrate/isopropylmalate dehydrogenase family protein has translation MATYRICLIEGDGIGHEVIPATRRVLDAAGFSAEYVHAEAGYEYFLDHGTSTPQATYDAVENTHATLFGAATSPTGQKPAGFSGAIRHLRQKYGLYANVRPTKTRPVPGAYENVDLVIVRENTQGLYVEQERRYGDTAIADTVITKDASERIGKFAADLAMKRDKRLTVVHKANVLPVTQGLFLNTILDHAATVDGLNTSTMIVDNAAMQLVRNPQQFDVMVMTNMFGDILSDLAAGLVGGLGIAASGNVGDKFGIFESVHGSAPDIAGQGISNPTATMLAAVLMLDHIGDHETARRIDAAVNKVMVEGPRTRDLGGTAGTEEFTNAVIAALA, from the coding sequence ATGGCGACTTACCGCATCTGTTTAATTGAAGGCGACGGCATCGGCCACGAAGTCATTCCCGCGACCCGCCGCGTGCTGGACGCCGCCGGCTTCAGCGCCGAGTATGTGCACGCCGAGGCCGGGTACGAGTACTTCCTCGACCACGGCACCAGCACCCCGCAGGCCACCTACGACGCCGTGGAGAACACGCACGCCACCCTGTTCGGCGCGGCCACCAGCCCCACCGGCCAGAAACCCGCCGGGTTCTCCGGCGCGATCCGTCACCTGCGCCAGAAGTACGGCCTGTACGCCAACGTGCGCCCCACCAAGACCCGCCCGGTCCCCGGCGCGTACGAGAACGTCGACCTCGTGATCGTCCGTGAGAACACCCAGGGTCTGTACGTGGAACAGGAACGCCGCTACGGCGACACCGCCATCGCCGACACGGTCATCACCAAGGACGCCAGCGAGCGCATCGGCAAGTTTGCCGCCGACCTCGCCATGAAGCGCGACAAGCGCCTGACGGTCGTGCACAAGGCGAACGTGCTGCCCGTCACGCAGGGCCTGTTCCTGAACACCATTCTCGACCATGCCGCCACCGTGGACGGCCTGAACACCAGCACCATGATCGTCGACAACGCCGCCATGCAGCTGGTCCGTAACCCCCAGCAGTTCGACGTGATGGTCATGACCAACATGTTCGGCGACATCCTGAGCGACCTCGCGGCCGGACTGGTCGGCGGGCTCGGCATCGCTGCCAGCGGCAACGTGGGCGACAAGTTCGGCATCTTCGAATCGGTGCACGGCAGCGCGCCGGACATTGCCGGGCAGGGCATCAGCAACCCCACCGCGACCATGCTGGCCGCCGTGCTGATGCTCGACCACATCGGTGACCATGAAACGGCGCGCCGCATCGACGCGGCCGTGAACAAGGTCATGGTCGAGGGTCCCCGCACCCGTGACCTCGGCGGCACCGCCGGCACCGAGGAATTCACGAACGCCGTCATCGCCGCACTGGCGTAA
- a CDS encoding trans-sulfuration enzyme family protein — translation MSQPNPDAPGEPAAAPVKYDLTTLAARAGEEARPNRAAALVEPIYQSTVYAFADLDDLDRAMSGEDPASFYYRNGTPNAATLERALATLEGTGAALVAASGMAAISAALLGVLKAGDHVITDARVYGVTYALLAEEFPRLGIEVSFVDACDLNEVEDAFRPNTRVVHVESLTNPLLTVPDVPALARLAHERGALLSVDNTFASPAVFRPAEHGADLVTHSVSKYLSGHSSAFGGVLCASPELVALARTRLLRLGGTISAFDAWMTMQGLKTLGLRMRAHSGNAQAVADVLVNHPRVKAVYHPGLSDHPQFHLAMDLFPQGFGGMLSADIEDAPRFVKALAGRIPLAPSLADVITTLSWPWGTSHRPLPEPERRRLGITPNLLRLSIGIEDIGDLLGDFEAALDA, via the coding sequence GTGAGCCAACCCAATCCTGATGCCCCCGGCGAGCCCGCTGCGGCGCCCGTGAAGTACGACCTGACCACCCTGGCCGCCCGCGCGGGCGAGGAGGCCCGCCCGAACCGCGCGGCCGCGCTGGTGGAACCCATCTACCAGAGCACCGTGTACGCGTTCGCGGACCTGGACGACCTGGACCGCGCCATGAGCGGCGAGGACCCTGCCAGCTTCTACTACCGCAACGGCACCCCGAACGCCGCGACCCTGGAACGCGCCCTGGCGACCCTGGAAGGCACCGGGGCCGCCCTGGTGGCCGCGAGCGGCATGGCGGCCATCAGCGCCGCGCTGCTGGGCGTGCTGAAGGCCGGGGATCACGTGATCACGGACGCCCGCGTGTACGGCGTGACGTACGCGCTGCTGGCCGAGGAGTTCCCTCGCCTGGGCATCGAGGTGTCGTTCGTGGACGCCTGCGACCTGAACGAGGTCGAGGACGCCTTCCGGCCGAACACCCGCGTCGTGCACGTGGAAAGCCTCACCAACCCGCTGCTGACCGTGCCGGATGTGCCCGCCCTGGCCCGCCTTGCTCATGAACGCGGCGCGCTGCTGAGCGTGGACAACACCTTCGCCAGTCCCGCCGTGTTCCGCCCGGCCGAGCACGGCGCGGACCTCGTGACGCACTCGGTCAGCAAGTACCTCAGCGGGCACTCCTCGGCGTTCGGGGGTGTGCTGTGCGCCTCGCCGGAACTGGTGGCGCTGGCCCGCACGCGCCTGCTGCGCCTGGGCGGCACCATCAGCGCCTTCGACGCCTGGATGACCATGCAGGGCCTCAAGACCCTGGGCCTGCGCATGCGCGCTCACAGCGGCAACGCGCAGGCGGTCGCGGACGTGCTGGTCAACCACCCGCGCGTGAAGGCCGTGTACCACCCGGGCCTCAGTGACCACCCGCAGTTCCACCTCGCCATGGACCTGTTCCCGCAGGGCTTCGGCGGGATGCTGAGTGCGGACATCGAGGATGCGCCGCGCTTCGTGAAGGCCCTGGCTGGCCGCATTCCGCTCGCGCCGTCCCTGGCGGACGTGATCACCACGCTGTCCTGGCCGTGGGGCACCTCGCACCGCCCGCTGCCGGAACCCGAACGCCGCCGCCTGGGTATCACGCCGAACCTGCTGCGCCTGAGCATCGGCATCGAGGACATCGGCGACCTGCTGGGCGACTTCGAAGCCGCGCTGGACGCGTAA
- a CDS encoding threonine aldolase family protein: protein MTLPAPVIADLRSDTVTTPTPAMREAMAQARVGDDVYGEDPTVNELQVEVARLTGHEAGLFMPSGTMTNQVAIALHTRRGEEVICAEGSHIYEWELGMMAAFSGVVPRFVPAPLGVPAPEDVRSAVRRSVHQSPSGLISLENTHNKAGGTVIPLAVLDGIREVATGEGLPLHLDGARVLNAAVALGVPLSDITARFDTVSVCLSKGLGAPVGSVLVGSAAHMRQAHRYRKMMGGGMRQAGVLAAAALVALREGPARLAEDHRRTRLLAEALVNAGFDVNMAAVQTNIIYATVPDAAAHADRWAQQGVLCNALGPDSVRFVLHHQIDDEALAGAIRVLTA from the coding sequence ATGACATTGCCTGCGCCTGTGATTGCCGATCTGCGTTCTGATACCGTCACGACCCCCACGCCCGCCATGCGCGAGGCGATGGCGCAGGCGCGGGTGGGGGACGACGTGTACGGCGAGGACCCCACCGTGAACGAGTTGCAGGTCGAGGTGGCCCGCCTGACCGGCCATGAGGCGGGGTTGTTCATGCCGTCGGGCACGATGACGAATCAGGTGGCGATTGCGCTGCACACGAGGCGGGGTGAGGAGGTCATCTGCGCGGAGGGGTCGCACATCTACGAGTGGGAGCTGGGCATGATGGCGGCGTTCAGTGGTGTGGTGCCGCGTTTCGTGCCGGCGCCGCTGGGCGTGCCGGCCCCGGAGGACGTGCGCTCGGCGGTGCGGCGCAGCGTTCACCAGTCCCCGAGCGGGCTGATCAGTCTGGAGAACACGCACAACAAGGCAGGCGGGACCGTGATTCCGCTGGCGGTGCTGGACGGCATCCGGGAGGTGGCGACGGGGGAAGGCCTGCCGCTGCACCTGGACGGCGCGCGCGTGCTGAACGCGGCGGTGGCGCTGGGCGTGCCTCTGAGTGACATCACGGCCCGCTTCGACACGGTCAGCGTGTGCCTCAGCAAGGGCCTGGGTGCCCCGGTGGGCAGCGTGCTGGTCGGCAGCGCCGCCCACATGCGGCAGGCGCACCGGTACCGGAAGATGATGGGCGGCGGCATGCGGCAGGCGGGGGTGCTGGCGGCGGCGGCGCTGGTGGCCCTGCGGGAAGGTCCGGCCCGGCTGGCGGAGGATCACCGCCGCACCCGCCTGCTGGCCGAGGCGCTCGTGAACGCGGGCTTCGACGTGAACATGGCCGCCGTGCAGACGAACATCATCTATGCCACCGTGCCGGACGCCGCCGCGCACGCCGACCGCTGGGCGCAGCAGGGCGTGCTGTGTAACGCTCTGGGGCCGGACAGTGTGCGGTTCGTGCTGCACCACCAGATTGACGATGAGGCGCTGGCCGGAGCGATCCGCGTCCTGACGGCGTAG
- a CDS encoding nitroreductase family protein: MTVATKTYTPAEVTAFYDAHRTVRQYQTTADGSPLPLPADHLEAILHATQRAPTDATAQLYSLIRITRPELRARLAELTTNAHIATASEAFVVCADVRRVERVLEVSGKQAGQWPAIAVHFGIGDAVMAGTNLLTAAEMLGYQGCWIGGVLNGLQGIIDELGLPQGVLPFAALTIGTPAENAPYRPRVPRPLVIHTDTYHDGSDEEIREAVQVMNPIAARGDQPGDWARLLTMYFGQGGGMEAREPGLVAALKQQGLWAGNE; this comes from the coding sequence ATGACTGTTGCCACGAAGACCTACACCCCCGCCGAAGTCACCGCGTTCTACGACGCGCACCGCACCGTCCGCCAGTACCAGACCACGGCGGACGGCTCGCCGCTGCCCCTGCCCGCCGATCACCTGGAAGCCATCCTGCACGCCACGCAGCGCGCCCCGACCGACGCGACTGCGCAGCTGTATTCCCTGATTCGCATCACCCGCCCGGAGCTGCGCGCCCGCCTCGCGGAACTGACCACCAACGCGCATATCGCCACCGCCAGCGAGGCGTTCGTCGTGTGCGCCGACGTGCGTCGCGTGGAGCGCGTGCTGGAAGTCAGCGGCAAGCAGGCCGGGCAGTGGCCCGCCATCGCCGTTCACTTCGGCATCGGGGACGCCGTCATGGCCGGCACCAACCTCCTGACCGCCGCCGAGATGCTCGGCTACCAGGGCTGCTGGATCGGCGGCGTCCTGAACGGCCTTCAGGGCATCATCGATGAACTGGGCCTCCCGCAGGGCGTGCTGCCCTTTGCCGCGCTGACCATCGGCACGCCCGCCGAGAACGCCCCCTACCGCCCCCGCGTACCGCGCCCGCTGGTCATTCACACCGACACGTACCACGACGGCAGCGACGAGGAGATCCGCGAGGCCGTGCAGGTCATGAACCCCATCGCAGCGCGCGGTGACCAGCCCGGCGACTGGGCCCGACTGCTGACCATGTACTTCGGTCAGGGCGGCGGCATGGAAGCCCGCGAACCCGGCCTGGTCGCCGCGCTGAAACAGCAGGGCCTCTGGGCGGGCAACGAGTAA
- the mnmD gene encoding tRNA (5-methylaminomethyl-2-thiouridine)(34)-methyltransferase MnmD → MPDDASPLPTLPDAAPGGILLTPDGSRTAHNARFGEAYGSRHGAAAQARHVFVEGTGTHAHPAPRVLEVGFGLGVNFRATVADAAARGAALAYHAFEFDPAPRALLREVGNDGQGAAHPVWEALLSAWPEAGLSPQDLPQELQVQAGGVSVTVSFADVLTAPLPDAWASALYLDGFSPSRNPEVWTPEFVARVARTLAPGGVLGTYSAAGHVRRALEAAGLRVERRPGAPGKRECLRAVREG, encoded by the coding sequence ATGCCGGACGACGCCTCTCCCCTGCCCACCCTGCCTGACGCCGCGCCCGGCGGGATTCTGCTCACGCCGGACGGGTCGCGCACGGCACACAACGCCCGTTTTGGTGAGGCGTACGGGTCGCGGCACGGCGCGGCGGCGCAGGCGCGGCATGTGTTCGTGGAGGGCACGGGCACGCACGCCCACCCGGCCCCGCGCGTGCTGGAGGTGGGGTTCGGGCTGGGCGTGAACTTCCGCGCGACCGTGGCGGACGCGGCGGCGCGCGGCGCAGCGCTGGCTTACCACGCCTTCGAGTTCGACCCGGCCCCCCGCGCCCTGCTGCGCGAGGTGGGAAACGACGGGCAGGGCGCGGCGCACCCGGTCTGGGAGGCGCTGCTCTCGGCGTGGCCGGAGGCGGGACTGAGCCCGCAGGACCTACCGCAGGAACTACAGGTGCAGGCGGGTGGCGTGAGTGTGACCGTCAGCTTCGCGGACGTGCTGACCGCCCCGCTGCCGGATGCCTGGGCCAGCGCGCTGTACCTGGACGGGTTCTCGCCGTCCCGCAACCCGGAGGTCTGGACGCCGGAGTTCGTGGCGCGGGTGGCGCGCACGCTCGCGCCGGGCGGGGTGCTGGGCACCTACAGCGCCGCCGGGCACGTGCGCCGCGCGCTGGAGGCGGCCGGGCTGCGCGTGGAACGCCGCCCCGGTGCGCCCGGCAAACGCGAGTGCCTGCGCGCCGTGCGGGAGGGCTGA
- a CDS encoding NAD(P)/FAD-dependent oxidoreductase yields MHVIVIGAGIAGASVAYFLARAGARVTVVDAAQHAASRVPSALVNPVRGQSGGVDARALEGMAFTWALLRDLGAAGWTVPHGQTGVLRPIPDDRARARFERNLPAALRHEWLTLADAPAPLAPGWAHALHLPQGGWLDGGALADALLGASGARVVRGRAQDWTARTVTLAGGDTLPAETLHADAVVFCGGSVGSTWRGEAGTHRMGTLLTLDRAVTGVPVSFGAYLAPAAAGGVLGATFETPAPAWMPEGLPLGSLGWLLGKGAALTGLRGAQVTGRWTGSRLSDLRAGLQPDGSWRLSGLSSKGFLLGPLLAHGLAGQIMASPESPRPAG; encoded by the coding sequence ATGCACGTCATCGTGATCGGGGCGGGAATCGCGGGGGCGTCGGTGGCGTACTTCCTGGCCCGCGCGGGCGCACGCGTGACGGTCGTGGACGCCGCGCAGCACGCGGCCAGCCGGGTGCCGAGTGCGCTGGTGAACCCGGTGCGCGGGCAGTCGGGCGGCGTGGACGCGCGGGCGCTGGAGGGCATGGCCTTCACCTGGGCGCTGCTGCGCGACCTGGGCGCGGCGGGCTGGACCGTGCCGCACGGGCAGACGGGCGTGCTGCGGCCCATCCCGGACGACCGGGCGCGGGCGCGCTTCGAGCGGAACCTGCCGGCCGCGCTGCGCCACGAGTGGCTGACCCTGGCCGACGCGCCCGCACCCCTGGCACCCGGCTGGGCGCACGCGCTGCACCTGCCGCAGGGCGGCTGGCTGGACGGCGGGGCGCTGGCGGACGCGCTGCTGGGCGCGTCGGGCGCGCGGGTCGTGCGGGGGCGGGCGCAGGACTGGACGGCGCGCACCGTCACGCTGGCGGGCGGCGATACCCTGCCAGCCGAGACCCTGCATGCCGACGCCGTGGTCTTCTGCGGCGGTTCGGTGGGCAGCACGTGGCGGGGCGAGGCGGGCACGCACCGCATGGGCACCCTGCTGACCCTGGACCGCGCCGTGACCGGCGTGCCCGTCAGTTTCGGCGCGTACCTCGCCCCGGCAGCGGCGGGCGGGGTGCTGGGGGCGACCTTCGAGACGCCCGCCCCGGCCTGGATGCCGGAAGGCCTGCCGCTGGGCTCGCTGGGGTGGCTGCTCGGCAAGGGCGCGGCACTGACCGGGCTGCGGGGCGCGCAGGTCACGGGCCGCTGGACCGGGTCGCGCCTGTCGGACCTGCGCGCCGGACTGCAACCCGACGGTTCGTGGCGGCTGAGCGGCCTGAGCAGCAAGGGCTTCCTGCTGGGGCCACTGCTGGCCCACGGGCTGGCCGGGCAGATCATGGCCTCCCCGGAATCTCCGCGCCCAGCCGGTTGA
- a CDS encoding PepSY-associated TM helix domain-containing protein — protein MSPSARPEPAAGEAAARVRPAPRPRTLKARTNVWLRWVHTYTSMISLLVVLFFSLTGITLNHPDWVFGTKETTKTVTGTLPAGWIRNGEVDWLTVAEELRAQQGLKGRASEPRVDGQEASISFLSPGYSADTFIDTQTGGYETTILAQGAVAVMNDLHKGRDTSSLWKWVIDLSAVFLTVISLTGLGILLYLKKTRVQALTVMGAGAVLTVLLAWQASR, from the coding sequence GTGTCGCCTTCAGCAAGGCCTGAGCCGGCGGCGGGCGAGGCGGCCGCGCGGGTCCGGCCCGCGCCCCGCCCCCGCACCCTGAAAGCCCGCACGAACGTCTGGCTGCGTTGGGTGCACACGTACACCAGCATGATCAGCCTGCTGGTCGTGCTGTTCTTCAGCCTGACCGGCATCACCCTGAACCACCCGGACTGGGTGTTCGGCACGAAAGAAACCACGAAAACGGTGACTGGCACCCTCCCGGCCGGCTGGATCAGGAACGGCGAGGTCGACTGGCTGACCGTCGCCGAGGAACTCCGCGCGCAGCAGGGCCTCAAGGGCCGCGCCAGCGAACCCCGCGTGGACGGCCAGGAAGCCAGCATCTCGTTCCTGTCCCCCGGTTATAGCGCCGACACCTTCATCGACACGCAGACCGGCGGGTACGAGACGACCATCCTGGCGCAGGGAGCCGTGGCCGTCATGAACGACCTGCACAAGGGCCGCGATACCAGCTCCCTGTGGAAATGGGTGATCGACCTGAGCGCCGTCTTCCTGACCGTCATCTCGCTGACCGGCCTGGGCATCCTGCTGTACCTGAAAAAGACGCGCGTGCAGGCCCTGACCGTCATGGGCGCCGGCGCAGTCCTGACCGTCCTGCTGGCATGGCAGGCCAGCCGGTAG